Below is a genomic region from Isosphaeraceae bacterium EP7.
CCCGCCGCGACTCCGGCCCCGGACTCCAAACCGGCGACTCCGGCGGCGTTGCCGGCCGACCCGTTCGCGCCCGCTCCCAAGCTCTGAACTGACAGACCAGTGATTGACCGGCCTGCCTCGGGCGGTCCTCGATCCATCGACCGCGATGCCGGCAGTCCGCCGCATCGCGGTTTCCCGTTTCCTGGCCCCTTAGTTTGATCGGTCGCTCCATGGCCTCCCGCGAGTTGTCGGACACCCCCGAGGAGTTCGTCGTCAAGCCGAGGATGGGGGGCAAGCGGATCGATGCCTACCTGGCCAGCCGGTTCAACGACTTCTCCCGCAGCGTGATCCAGAAGATCATCGAGGCGGGTGCCGTTGAACTGAACGGCCTGCCGGCCAAGGCCTCGGCCAAGGTCCGTGCCGGCGACGTCATCCGCGCCTGGCTGCCCGAGATGAACGAGGCGTCGCACGCCCCCGAGGATATCCCCATCGGCGTCATCTACGAGGATGACGTGATGACCGTCGTCGACAAGCCGCCCGGGCTCGTCACGCATCCGGCCAAGGGCAACTGGAGCGGCACTCTCGTCAACGCGCTCCAGTTCCACTTCGATACCCTGTCGACGGTGGCCGGCGAGAATCGCCCAGGCATCGTCCACCGCCTCGACCGCGACACCTCGGGCCTGCTCATCGTGGCTAAAGAAGACCAGGCGCATCGCAACCTCTCGATGCAATTCGAACAGCGGTTGGTGCGCAAAGAGTACCTGGCCATTGTGAACGGCGTGCCCGACCGCGATCGAGACTACGTCGAGCGGATGATCGGCCCGCACCCGGCCATCCGCGAGAAGATGGCGATCCGTACGCCCGAAGACGGCGGAAAGCCGGCGTCGACCTTCTATGAGGTGGCCGAGCGGTTCCGCGGCTACGCGCTGGTGCGTTGCAAGCCGACGACGGGTCGGACTCACCAGATCCGGGTCCACCTGACGCACATCGGCCACCCGATCATCGCCGACAAGGCGTATTCGGGTCGCGCCCGCCTTACGCTGGGCGACCTGACAGGCGACGACTCGGCCGAGGGGGAGGCGGTCCTGATGGGCCGCCAGGCCCTGCATGCACATACGCTCCAATTCGCCCATCCCAAGACAGGCGCGTCGATGAACCTGACGAGCCAGATCCCGTCGGACATGGCTCAGACGCTCGAAGCACTCCGACGCTTCAGGCCGGTGGTGCCGACTCGCTGACGCGCGGGTGCCCTCAGAACGTCGAGAGCGCGTCGTCCTCGGTCTGATAGATCGGGATCAACTCGCCCAGGCGGATGATGTCGGCGCCGACGCGGACCATGGGGTCCATCGCGAAAACCTTCAGCGTGCCGCCGGCCGCGGTAACCCGGCGGGCCAGGTTGGCCAGCATGCCGAAGGCCGTGCTCGACATGTACTTGACAGGTCCGAGGTCGACCGCGATCCGACCCTGCCCGGAATCGAGGAGTGCCTTCAGCTGGACGCCCAGCTCGGTGGCCACGCTCGGCTCGGTGATCTCGCGGAGGAGGGGTCGCACCACCGCGACGTCGCCCACCAGGGACCATTCGTACAAGGCCTTCTGCGTCTGGAACATCGGACGAACTCCCTCGTTTGTCCCGGGCGGCGTTTGCCCGCATCACGCCCCGTCGGGCGATATCCCCCAATCATAGAACCAACCGGCGGCACGGCGATGCGAAATCCGCCGCAAAGATCTGAATCAAGGGGACTCCGGTGGCTCGGGCACGTCTGGAATGTCTAACTCCTTGATCCGCCGGTACAGCCTCGGTCGCGAGATGCCCAGTAAGTCGGCCGCCTTCGACTTGTTCTGCCGGGCCCGCGCGAGTGCCTGCTCGATCAGGCGGCGTTCGACCCGCATCAGGAGTTCATCGAGCGGCTCGATCCTCGCGGCCGGGGCGGGGGGCATGTAAGGGGAGCCGAGATGGCCTCGGATCGAGGCCGGGAGATCTAGGGCCCCGACGAGATCGCCATCTCCCCGGCCGTGTGCCGACTCGACCACGCGGCCCAGCTCGCGCAAGTTGCCCGGCCAGTCATAGCCGACCAGCGCATCGAGCGCCGCACGGCTGAAACCGTCGCGCTGGCGGTCCCCCTGCTGGTTCGCCCGCTCCAGGAAGTGCTGGGCCAGCATCGGGATCTCGTCGACGCGTTCGCGGAGCGGCGGGAGCCTCAGGACGAGGCCCGTGATGGCGTAAAAAAGCTCGGGCAGAAGCCCGCCGGCGCTCAGTGCCTTGTCGGGGTCTCCACGGGTCGTCGCAATCAGGCGGCCTCGGCCGGTGGCCGCGCGGGCGAGATCGGCCTGGAGGTCGGTCGGAAGGTCGAGCACGTCGCCGACGACGACGGTCGATCCGGGCACGATCACCGACCTGGGGCGGGGCCCTTCTCTCGCGTGTTCGAGGCCGACGAGGCCCATGAACTCGCGGCCGAGGACGTCGTGAGGCAGGGCCTGGCAGTCGAACGGGACCATCGGCGCCTGACGCCCCGCCCCCTGCGAGTGGATCGCCCAGGCGACGGCACGCTTGCCGGTCCCCGTCTCGCCGACGATGAGCGCGGGGACTGTCGTCGCGGCGGCGGTCGAGACCTGGTCGAGCAGCCTCCGGTGGGCGTGCCCCACGCCGATCAGCGCCTCGGGGGCCTGCCTCGCCTGCAACCGTTCTCTGGCATGCATCAACTCGACCCGGAGGCGACTGGTCTCGCTCTCGGCGGCCAGAGGGAAGGCCTCGGGCTCGCGGACCAGGCCCAGGATGCCGGCGACTCCCCCGTCGTCGCCGCGGAGGGGCCAGAACTCGATCCGCCTCCAGTGACGCTCGCCGTCGGCGGCCACGATGAGGGTCAGGGTGCTGCTGGGCTGCCCCTGGATCGCTTCCGGCGGGGGGCAGAAGCTCCCCCCGAGACCCAGCAGGTCGCCCGGCCTGGTCGGCCCCATGGCCCGGCAGAGGAGTCCTTGAACCTGGTCGGCGTCGTAGCCGGTCAAGGCCTCCCAGGCCCGGTTGACGTAGAGCAGTCGGCGGTCGGAATTGAGGGCGAAGAGGGGGCCCGTGCTCTGCTGCCAGAGCGCATCGAGACGAGCCGCCAGCGCGCGGGAAGACGCCATGATGTCGATCGGGTAAGGTGGTCGAGCGTGGTCGCGGAGGGCGGCCACGCGGAGAGGATCGGCCTTCGCCGCGGTCGCCTCAAGATGGCCTGCGCCAGGCGCCTAAGCAAGGGGTGAGGGGATGATCCGCGAGACCGATCTGGCAGGTCCCTGGGCCGTGGCGATCGACGGCGGGACCACCAACACGCGTGCCAGGCTCTTCCGGGGCAGTTCCCTGGTCGCCACGGCAAGCCAGCCCGTCGGGGCACGCGACTCGGTCTTCACAGGCGGGGTTGGATCGCTGGCCGCCGCGGTGGGCCTGGCCATCCGCGACGTGCTCGGGCAAGGCGGGATCGACCCGACGGCCGGGCCGAGGCCCCCGGTCGTCGCGGCCGGGATGCTCACCGCGGACATTGGCCTGTTTGCCGTCCCCCACGTGCCGGCCTCCGCGGGACTGGACGAGTTGGCCGCGGCCTCGGTGAGCCGGACCCTGCCCGACGTCTATCCGGACCCGATCCTGTTCATCCCGGGGGTCCGGACCCCGGCCGGCTCGGGGGAAGGCGGCTGGATGCTTGCCGATTTGATGCGCGGCGAGGAATGCGAGACCCTGGGCGCCCTGCTCGCCGAGCCGCTCGCGCCCTTGCCCACGGCGTTCCTCTGGCCCGGCTCGCACACGAAGCTGGTCGAGGTCGACGCCAAGGGGCGGATCGCCCGCAGCCACACGACGATGGCCGGAGAGATGCTCGAGGCCCTCTCCAGGCACACGATCCTCGCGGCCAGCCTGCCCGGGAGCCTGCCCGACGAGCCCGACCCCGACGCCTTGCGGCTGGGGTCGCGTACCGTGGCCGAGGTTGGCCTGGGGCGTGCGGCGTTCCTCGTTCGGATCGCCGCCGTGACGGGCGCCCTCGACGTCGCGCAACGATCCGCGTTCTGGCTGGGGGCGTTGCTGGGCCAGGATGCTGGCCACCTCGCCGCCCATCCGATCGCCGCGGAGGCACCCACACTGCTCGTCGGGGGCCGTCAACCGCTGCGCCGCTGGTACGCCGAGCTGCTCGACGGCCTGCTCCCGGGCCGCGTCAGGACCCTCGACGATCGCGTCACGCGAGATGCGTCGGCCCTCGCGGCGCTGGAGATCGCCCGCCGTCATCGCGGCGGGCTCTGATCGCGGCGGCATCGCCGTCAGCCGCCGTTGAAGCGGCTCCAGGACCAGACCACCTGGCCGATGATCGTGCGCGGGGGGATGTGGTCGAGCGGCAGCGGATAGATGGGATAGTCGGGCTTCTGCTGGTTGGGGCGGAACATGACGTGCCGGCCGCTGACGTCGAGCCAGCGCACCATCGACTCGCCGTCGATGACCGCGGCCACCATGCGGCCTTTCAGGGCGAGGGGATCGGTGACCGTCCGATCGATGGCGACGACCGAGCCGCTGGGCAAGATCGGGTGCATCGCGTCGTCAGGCAGGCGGACGCAGAAGGTCTCGCGGGGGTTGGGCAGCCACTGGCGATAGGCCAGCACATGCCCTTCGATGAGGGAGGGGTCGAAGGCCCCCTCGGCCATCCGTTGGATCGGGTAGAGCCCGACGGCGACGAAGTCGGACATCGCCTCGCCCGGCAGGTCGTCGGCGGCGACCAGCACCAGGTCATTTGGCTTGGCCTGCTCGAGCTTCTCGAGCCCCTTGCGGATCAGCTCCACCGGCGTGAGGTCGGAGAGGACCTGGTCCTCGACGCCGGAGTGGAACTTCGCCCCCTCGCCGCTGAGCAGCCAGAGCGGGTTGGTCGATGTCTGCTCGATGAACC
It encodes:
- a CDS encoding RluA family pseudouridine synthase; this translates as MASRELSDTPEEFVVKPRMGGKRIDAYLASRFNDFSRSVIQKIIEAGAVELNGLPAKASAKVRAGDVIRAWLPEMNEASHAPEDIPIGVIYEDDVMTVVDKPPGLVTHPAKGNWSGTLVNALQFHFDTLSTVAGENRPGIVHRLDRDTSGLLIVAKEDQAHRNLSMQFEQRLVRKEYLAIVNGVPDRDRDYVERMIGPHPAIREKMAIRTPEDGGKPASTFYEVAERFRGYALVRCKPTTGRTHQIRVHLTHIGHPIIADKAYSGRARLTLGDLTGDDSAEGEAVLMGRQALHAHTLQFAHPKTGASMNLTSQIPSDMAQTLEALRRFRPVVPTR
- a CDS encoding sigma 54-interacting transcriptional regulator — translated: MASSRALAARLDALWQQSTGPLFALNSDRRLLYVNRAWEALTGYDADQVQGLLCRAMGPTRPGDLLGLGGSFCPPPEAIQGQPSSTLTLIVAADGERHWRRIEFWPLRGDDGGVAGILGLVREPEAFPLAAESETSRLRVELMHARERLQARQAPEALIGVGHAHRRLLDQVSTAAATTVPALIVGETGTGKRAVAWAIHSQGAGRQAPMVPFDCQALPHDVLGREFMGLVGLEHAREGPRPRSVIVPGSTVVVGDVLDLPTDLQADLARAATGRGRLIATTRGDPDKALSAGGLLPELFYAITGLVLRLPPLRERVDEIPMLAQHFLERANQQGDRQRDGFSRAALDALVGYDWPGNLRELGRVVESAHGRGDGDLVGALDLPASIRGHLGSPYMPPAPAARIEPLDELLMRVERRLIEQALARARQNKSKAADLLGISRPRLYRRIKELDIPDVPEPPESP
- a CDS encoding S24 family peptidase, whose amino-acid sequence is MARKKTPKIRINVKASISRRLREIRQEMFGEHGGPELARRLNLPARTWYNYETGVTVPAEVLLGFIEQTSTNPLWLLSGEGAKFHSGVEDQVLSDLTPVELIRKGLEKLEQAKPNDLVLVAADDLPGEAMSDFVAVGLYPIQRMAEGAFDPSLIEGHVLAYRQWLPNPRETFCVRLPDDAMHPILPSGSVVAIDRTVTDPLALKGRMVAAVIDGESMVRWLDVSGRHVMFRPNQQKPDYPIYPLPLDHIPPRTIIGQVVWSWSRFNGG
- a CDS encoding STAS domain-containing protein, with amino-acid sequence MFQTQKALYEWSLVGDVAVVRPLLREITEPSVATELGVQLKALLDSGQGRIAVDLGPVKYMSSTAFGMLANLARRVTAAGGTLKVFAMDPMVRVGADIIRLGELIPIYQTEDDALSTF
- a CDS encoding 2-dehydro-3-deoxygalactonokinase; the encoded protein is MIRETDLAGPWAVAIDGGTTNTRARLFRGSSLVATASQPVGARDSVFTGGVGSLAAAVGLAIRDVLGQGGIDPTAGPRPPVVAAGMLTADIGLFAVPHVPASAGLDELAAASVSRTLPDVYPDPILFIPGVRTPAGSGEGGWMLADLMRGEECETLGALLAEPLAPLPTAFLWPGSHTKLVEVDAKGRIARSHTTMAGEMLEALSRHTILAASLPGSLPDEPDPDALRLGSRTVAEVGLGRAAFLVRIAAVTGALDVAQRSAFWLGALLGQDAGHLAAHPIAAEAPTLLVGGRQPLRRWYAELLDGLLPGRVRTLDDRVTRDASALAALEIARRHRGGL